A portion of the Paenibacillus marchantiae genome contains these proteins:
- a CDS encoding SDR family NAD(P)-dependent oxidoreductase: protein MKLNEKVAIVTGGASGIGEATVRLFAKEGAKVVIADFSEHGKELAAELNGEGHDTLFVKTDVTKEEDIKHMINETVEKYGKLDIMYANAGVADDEAADVLSYDKWKRTIDINLSGVFLSDKYAIEQFLKQGNGGVIVNAGSIHSFVALPKTTAYASAKGGVKLLTQNLCTAYASKGIRVNAVCPGYIETPLLKNVDAKSKEYLTSLHPQGRLGRPEEVAKAVLFLASDDASFVNGTTLLVDGGYTAH from the coding sequence ATGAAATTAAATGAAAAAGTAGCTATTGTTACAGGTGGTGCTAGTGGAATTGGTGAAGCCACCGTTCGCCTTTTCGCAAAAGAAGGAGCAAAAGTGGTCATTGCTGACTTCTCTGAACATGGTAAAGAACTAGCTGCCGAACTCAATGGGGAAGGTCATGATACGTTATTTGTCAAAACAGATGTGACTAAAGAAGAAGATATTAAACACATGATTAATGAAACCGTTGAGAAATATGGTAAGTTGGATATTATGTATGCAAATGCAGGGGTTGCCGATGACGAAGCCGCTGATGTATTGTCATATGATAAATGGAAACGAACCATCGATATTAACTTGTCAGGTGTATTTCTTTCCGATAAATATGCTATTGAGCAGTTCCTTAAGCAAGGAAATGGCGGCGTTATTGTTAATGCTGGCTCAATCCACAGCTTTGTTGCATTGCCTAAAACGACAGCTTATGCCTCGGCAAAAGGAGGCGTTAAACTGTTAACTCAGAATTTATGTACTGCTTATGCCAGTAAGGGAATCCGTGTTAACGCCGTATGTCCTGGATACATTGAAACGCCTCTCTTGAAGAACGTAGATGCAAAAAGCAAAGAATATTTAACTTCACTTCATCCACAGGGCAGACTTGGACGACCAGAAGAAGTCGCAAAAGCTGTGTTGTTCTTAGCCAGCGATGATGCTAGTTTCGTGAATGGTACTACCTTGCTTGTTGATGGAGGCTATACCGCACATTAA
- a CDS encoding LuxR C-terminal-related transcriptional regulator, producing the protein MTQNFHPYTEMTFQEFVLFFKTHSKQLEENTNIYLISEANISETHRNETGVLMRSFFQMFTYSDLDHMDNHYSSYLDTWVQSQLTILNMASLQWLQIILEKALITLLIQLKHQRMMDPLMFLLSVFSYLMHSFHKWADTVSGNHETEENEELKKLRLLDQLNQLLVSSSGASDLAFILKKCEKYFNYKRCVFYAYVPWSNQFYGVIGEELPKIQSMKGQLTEQNLIFNSKRPIYLKDPKPYLRDEHIQLFQLSSIIFIPIAHDHQLYGWVTFDQMGESFNCTKDELDLLEQVGKRIGLFLSRKEKENTAKTMAIALTERESTVLELLAEGYDNKKIASLLFLSEYTVRDYVSSLMTKLRAKNRTQVVAYAFRWGLLS; encoded by the coding sequence ATGACACAAAATTTTCATCCATATACTGAAATGACTTTTCAGGAATTTGTATTATTTTTCAAAACGCATAGCAAACAGCTCGAAGAAAACACAAATATTTACCTGATCTCGGAAGCTAACATCTCTGAGACACATCGGAACGAAACGGGAGTACTGATGAGATCCTTTTTTCAGATGTTTACTTATTCAGACTTGGATCATATGGATAATCATTATTCTTCTTATTTGGATACCTGGGTTCAATCCCAGCTAACCATTTTAAATATGGCAAGCTTACAATGGCTTCAAATTATATTGGAAAAAGCTTTAATAACACTATTAATACAACTGAAACATCAACGGATGATGGACCCGCTCATGTTCCTGTTATCTGTCTTTTCGTATCTGATGCATAGCTTTCATAAGTGGGCTGATACGGTGTCTGGTAATCATGAAACGGAGGAAAATGAAGAATTAAAAAAACTGCGTTTGCTGGACCAATTAAACCAACTCCTAGTCAGTTCTTCCGGAGCTTCAGATCTCGCCTTTATCCTGAAAAAATGTGAGAAGTATTTCAATTATAAACGCTGTGTCTTCTATGCATATGTACCTTGGTCCAACCAGTTCTATGGGGTCATTGGCGAAGAACTTCCGAAAATTCAGAGCATGAAAGGACAATTGACTGAGCAAAATCTGATCTTCAACTCTAAAAGACCGATCTATTTGAAAGACCCAAAACCTTATTTAAGGGACGAGCATATCCAGTTATTTCAGTTGTCTTCGATTATTTTTATACCGATTGCCCACGATCATCAATTGTACGGCTGGGTCACTTTTGACCAAATGGGAGAATCATTTAATTGCACAAAGGATGAGCTGGATTTGCTTGAACAAGTGGGAAAGAGAATTGGTTTGTTTTTATCCAGGAAAGAGAAGGAAAACACCGCCAAAACGATGGCCATCGCTTTAACAGAAAGGGAGTCTACCGTGCTCGAACTTCTGGCGGAAGGTTATGATAACAAGAAAATCGCTTCCTTGTTGTTCCTCAGCGAGTATACAGTAAGAGATTACGTAAGCAGCTTGATGACTAAGCTGCGTGCAAAAAATCGAACACAGGTCGTTGCCTATGCTTTTCGTTGGGGGTTATTGAGTTAG
- a CDS encoding sensor histidine kinase, with product MGLLVARLFRYFKAPHNKRSFWDGSVLIDYFHIWRTGFRASLQNGRLTFGLILMFLLTALAGICFWEAVTYYGQGWLILYLLLFVLFLVPYMLSKLGRFMAIINGSKEIAKGNIQNSIQDNGNDSLSELAGYINNMKAGYQSALEHQMKSERLKTELITNVSHDLKTPLTSIINYVDLLKKENHPSETTRAYIETLERKALRLKLLIEDLFDISKMASGTIELDMEYVDVATLLTQAIAESNTHMGQASLEIRERIAKFPIHANLDGNKIWRVFENLISNAQKYSLPGTRIYIYLDETDDLVRFKIQNTSAYEIDFDAEELFERFKRADESRQTEGSGLGLAIVKSIVELHGGKIKVEIHGDQFNVIVHLPKKG from the coding sequence TTGGGTTTGTTGGTAGCCAGACTGTTTCGTTATTTTAAGGCACCACATAATAAACGTTCCTTCTGGGATGGCAGTGTGTTGATAGATTATTTTCATATTTGGAGAACCGGCTTTAGAGCCAGTCTGCAAAACGGGAGACTAACGTTTGGCCTCATTCTTATGTTTCTGCTGACCGCCTTAGCCGGCATTTGTTTTTGGGAGGCAGTCACATATTACGGACAGGGATGGCTCATTCTTTATTTGTTGCTATTTGTGCTGTTTCTGGTTCCTTATATGCTCTCCAAGCTTGGGCGTTTCATGGCCATCATCAATGGAAGTAAAGAGATTGCCAAAGGGAATATTCAGAACTCAATTCAAGATAACGGAAACGATTCTCTATCTGAACTTGCCGGCTATATTAACAATATGAAAGCCGGGTATCAAAGCGCGTTGGAACATCAAATGAAAAGCGAGCGGTTAAAAACGGAACTGATTACCAACGTATCGCATGATTTGAAGACTCCGCTTACTTCAATTATCAACTATGTCGATTTATTAAAAAAAGAAAATCATCCTTCGGAAACAACCCGAGCCTATATTGAAACGCTGGAACGCAAGGCGCTTCGACTGAAACTATTAATTGAAGACCTGTTCGATATCTCTAAGATGGCCAGCGGTACAATAGAGCTGGATATGGAGTATGTCGATGTGGCAACGTTATTGACACAAGCGATAGCAGAATCAAACACCCATATGGGACAAGCGTCGCTCGAAATTCGGGAGAGGATTGCCAAGTTTCCGATCCATGCAAATTTGGATGGTAATAAAATATGGCGTGTATTCGAAAATTTAATTAGCAACGCACAGAAATATTCGCTTCCAGGAACCCGCATCTATATTTATCTGGACGAGACGGATGATCTGGTAAGGTTTAAAATTCAAAACACCTCTGCCTATGAGATTGATTTTGATGCGGAAGAATTGTTTGAACGTTTCAAAAGAGCAGACGAATCCCGCCAGACAGAAGGCTCGGGACTAGGGCTGGCTATTGTGAAAAGCATCGTTGAGTTGCATGGAGGCAAGATTAAGGTCGAGATTCACGGCGATCAATTCAACGTTATTGTGCATTTACCCAAGAAGGGCTGA
- a CDS encoding response regulator transcription factor: protein MEINNILVVDDEPEIREALVIYLKSNDVDVFTASNGVEALEILEQETIHLIIMDLMMPQLDGIKTTFKIREDKNIPIIMLSAKSEDSDKILGLNVGADDYITKPFNPLELIARVRSQLRRFTNLGSFHSIGEEIIQVKGLVLNKSSKTVEVDGEDVRLTAKEYKILELLMENKGRVFSIEEIYERVWNEPVFASENTVAVHVRNIREKIEINPKDPKYLKVVWGIGYKIEKK, encoded by the coding sequence ATGGAGATCAATAATATTCTTGTTGTAGACGATGAACCGGAAATTCGAGAAGCTCTCGTTATTTACTTAAAAAGCAATGATGTAGACGTATTTACGGCCTCTAACGGAGTGGAGGCACTGGAGATCCTTGAACAAGAAACGATTCATCTTATTATCATGGACCTCATGATGCCGCAGCTTGATGGAATCAAGACGACATTTAAGATTCGTGAAGATAAAAATATACCGATCATTATGCTCTCCGCCAAATCGGAGGATAGTGACAAGATTTTGGGACTTAATGTTGGAGCTGACGATTATATAACGAAGCCGTTTAATCCCTTGGAACTGATCGCAAGAGTCCGATCCCAGCTGCGCCGGTTTACGAATTTAGGTTCCTTTCACTCCATTGGAGAAGAGATCATTCAAGTAAAAGGACTTGTGCTGAACAAAAGCTCCAAGACTGTTGAAGTGGATGGAGAGGACGTTAGACTGACGGCGAAGGAATACAAAATTTTGGAGTTGTTAATGGAAAACAAGGGCAGAGTTTTCTCGATTGAAGAGATTTATGAGCGCGTGTGGAATGAGCCGGTCTTTGCTTCAGAGAATACGGTTGCCGTACACGTGAGAAACATTCGTGAGAAAATTGAGATCAATCCTAAAGACCCAAAATATTTGAAGGTGGTATGGGGAATTGGATACAAAATCGAGAAAAAGTAA
- a CDS encoding branched-chain amino acid aminotransferase yields the protein MEKQNLDWSNLGFNYRKTEKRYVSNFIEGKWDDGILTEDTNVVLNESAGVLQYAQTCFEGLKAYTTQDGQIAIFRPDLNAQRMEDSAIRLHMQPFPKDRFIDAIVETVKANASYVPPYGSGATLYIRPTLFGSGPVIGIKPSEEYQFRVFTTPVGPYFKGGAKPLTLCVSDYDRAAPYGTGHIKAGLNYAMSLHALRTAQKNGFDENMFLDAATRTKVEETGGANFIFITKDNKVVTPKSESILPSITRRSLMVVAEKYLGLEVEEREVLFEEVKDFAECGLCGTAAVISPVGKIDDHGKEIYFPSGMSEMGPISKKLLETLTGIQMGVLPAPEGWITNITIGGA from the coding sequence ATGGAAAAGCAAAACTTGGACTGGAGTAATCTCGGATTCAATTACAGAAAGACAGAAAAACGATATGTTTCAAATTTTATAGAAGGAAAATGGGATGATGGAATTTTAACAGAGGATACCAATGTAGTGCTCAACGAATCGGCAGGCGTTCTCCAATATGCGCAGACATGCTTTGAAGGCTTAAAAGCCTATACCACCCAAGACGGACAAATTGCTATTTTTCGTCCCGATTTAAATGCACAGCGCATGGAGGATTCCGCTATAAGACTTCATATGCAACCCTTTCCAAAGGATAGGTTTATAGATGCTATTGTCGAGACAGTAAAAGCAAATGCATCATATGTACCACCGTATGGCTCTGGTGCTACACTATACATACGACCTACTCTATTCGGAAGTGGTCCTGTTATTGGGATTAAACCTTCTGAAGAGTATCAGTTTAGAGTATTTACTACACCAGTAGGCCCTTATTTTAAAGGAGGAGCCAAGCCCCTTACCCTCTGTGTTAGTGATTATGATCGTGCTGCGCCTTATGGTACAGGACATATCAAAGCAGGATTGAATTATGCCATGAGTCTTCATGCGCTAAGAACAGCCCAAAAAAATGGATTTGATGAAAATATGTTTTTGGATGCTGCAACCAGAACCAAGGTTGAAGAAACAGGCGGGGCCAATTTTATCTTTATAACCAAAGACAATAAAGTTGTTACACCTAAGTCAGAAAGTATTCTTCCGTCCATCACCAGACGATCTTTAATGGTCGTTGCTGAGAAATATCTCGGCCTTGAAGTTGAGGAAAGGGAAGTTCTTTTCGAAGAGGTAAAAGATTTTGCAGAATGTGGTTTATGTGGAACTGCAGCTGTTATTTCTCCTGTGGGTAAAATAGATGACCATGGTAAAGAAATATATTTCCCAAGTGGTATGTCAGAAATGGGACCTATTTCAAAGAAACTACTAGAAACTCTTACTGGTATCCAGATGGGAGTTCTCCCAGCGCCTGAAGGCTGGATTACAAACATTACTATTGGCGGGGCTTAA
- a CDS encoding NADP-dependent oxidoreductase has product MRAAQIQKYSKTIHVELNRMDIPHIDSREVLVKVKAAGVNPLDIMNMNGSVRMIANYKLPLTLGNELSGVIEAVGEDVLNFKVGDHVYTRLPLNKIGAFAEYAAVNEDALSMMPENLSFIEAAAVPLTSLTAYQALHDVLQAKTNKKLFISGGTGGFGAMAIPIAKSMGLTVITSGSERGRSRTLSIGADQFINYKEEHYADILSDIDYVIDTLGAEDIKAEQGILKPHGKLVSLKAGPNYRFAVDNDFPMWKKGLFGLAGARLDSLARKNQNEYRFLFVQASGIQLQEITSLIEKDDIKPSIDSTYTFDDIEKALNKVSTGHSQGKVILTF; this is encoded by the coding sequence ATGAGAGCAGCTCAAATACAGAAGTATTCCAAAACCATTCATGTAGAATTAAACCGGATGGACATCCCTCATATCGATAGTCGAGAGGTCCTTGTCAAAGTAAAAGCTGCGGGTGTCAATCCACTGGATATCATGAATATGAACGGCAGCGTTCGGATGATTGCCAACTATAAGTTGCCTTTAACTCTAGGGAATGAACTATCTGGTGTGATTGAAGCTGTTGGTGAAGATGTTTTGAATTTTAAAGTAGGGGACCATGTGTACACAAGGTTGCCGCTGAATAAAATTGGTGCTTTTGCTGAATATGCAGCTGTGAATGAAGATGCTTTATCCATGATGCCCGAGAATCTATCTTTTATTGAAGCTGCTGCCGTGCCGCTTACTTCCTTAACTGCGTATCAAGCGTTACATGATGTACTTCAAGCCAAAACCAATAAAAAGCTGTTTATTTCTGGAGGAACCGGAGGATTCGGTGCGATGGCTATCCCCATTGCTAAGTCCATGGGATTAACGGTTATTACAAGTGGCAGTGAAAGAGGCAGATCACGTACATTATCAATCGGGGCAGATCAATTCATTAATTATAAGGAAGAACATTATGCTGACATCTTGTCCGATATCGATTATGTGATAGACACCTTGGGTGCCGAAGATATCAAAGCTGAACAGGGTATTCTAAAACCACATGGGAAATTGGTATCCTTGAAAGCTGGCCCTAATTATCGCTTTGCGGTTGATAATGATTTTCCGATGTGGAAAAAAGGATTGTTTGGTCTGGCAGGTGCTCGATTGGATTCTCTAGCGCGTAAGAATCAGAATGAATACCGCTTTTTATTTGTACAAGCCAGTGGAATTCAATTACAAGAGATCACAAGCCTAATAGAAAAAGATGATATTAAGCCATCTATAGACTCAACCTACACGTTTGATGATATCGAAAAGGCATTGAATAAAGTGTCGACGGGTCACTCTCAGGGAAAAGTGATTCTGACCTTCTAA
- a CDS encoding SDR family NAD(P)-dependent oxidoreductase: protein MKYTVITGASLGIGYETALAFAARGKNLILVARRLDKLEELKSTIQSIDPQVNVIVQTSDLSVTDQAYTLYNNLKEYQIETWINNAGLGEGSFIAEQKLDKVETMLRVNIESLTILSTLYVRDYAEVEGTQLINVSSALGYAIAVGSVAYSASKYYVSAFTEGLAKELELKGAKLKAKILAPAITETEFVKRSIDAEEFDYKANMPKYHTAKEMAGFMVELYDHNEVVGIVDQNYNFNLRGPIYPVISEL, encoded by the coding sequence ATGAAATACACAGTGATTACTGGAGCAAGTTTAGGAATTGGATATGAAACGGCATTAGCATTTGCAGCACGTGGAAAAAACTTGATTTTGGTAGCTAGAAGATTGGATAAACTGGAGGAGCTTAAATCAACCATTCAGAGTATAGATCCCCAAGTAAATGTTATTGTTCAGACAAGTGACCTATCTGTTACAGATCAGGCTTACACACTATATAACAATCTGAAGGAATACCAGATTGAGACCTGGATCAACAATGCAGGGCTCGGTGAAGGTTCATTTATAGCAGAACAGAAATTAGATAAAGTTGAAACGATGTTACGAGTGAACATTGAATCCCTGACCATCCTTTCTACACTGTATGTGCGAGATTATGCTGAGGTTGAAGGTACTCAGTTAATTAACGTCTCTTCCGCACTCGGATATGCCATTGCTGTTGGTAGTGTTGCTTATTCTGCATCGAAATATTATGTTAGTGCCTTCACAGAAGGTCTTGCCAAAGAACTGGAACTGAAAGGTGCAAAACTAAAAGCGAAAATCCTGGCACCCGCGATAACGGAAACGGAATTCGTGAAGAGATCCATAGATGCTGAAGAATTTGACTACAAAGCAAACATGCCTAAGTACCACACGGCTAAAGAAATGGCGGGCTTTATGGTGGAACTGTATGATCACAACGAAGTGGTAGGGATCGTAGATCAGAACTATAATTTCAATCTGAGAGGTCCGATCTATCCAGTTATTTCAGAATTATAA
- a CDS encoding TetR/AcrR family transcriptional regulator translates to MARSKEFEVNEVLDKAMHLFWTQGYEKTSMQDLVEFMGIHRRSIYDTFGDKHALFMKALERYETKQTSRMKILIEKQQPIRQLIREMFEFTVRNEGEPLGCFLVNSGVELGVLDTEVSCFVGESYARTEECLTNLVLEGQQTGEINSDLDSVVISHYLMNAWLGLRTLVKTTTDQQKIMNIIDMTLSALD, encoded by the coding sequence ATGGCAAGATCCAAAGAGTTTGAAGTTAATGAAGTATTAGATAAAGCAATGCATCTCTTCTGGACACAAGGATATGAGAAAACTTCAATGCAAGACTTGGTTGAGTTTATGGGTATTCATAGAAGAAGTATCTATGATACCTTTGGGGATAAACATGCTTTATTTATGAAAGCTCTGGAACGATATGAAACGAAGCAGACCAGCAGAATGAAGATTCTGATTGAAAAACAACAACCAATCAGACAATTAATCCGTGAGATGTTTGAGTTTACTGTAAGAAACGAAGGAGAACCTCTGGGGTGCTTTTTGGTGAATTCAGGTGTGGAGTTAGGTGTATTAGACACTGAAGTTTCATGCTTCGTGGGTGAGAGTTATGCGCGAACCGAGGAATGTTTGACTAACCTTGTTCTGGAGGGGCAACAAACGGGTGAGATTAATTCTGATCTTGACTCGGTAGTTATTTCTCATTATCTAATGAACGCTTGGCTAGGACTGCGTACGTTGGTTAAGACAACAACAGATCAACAAAAAATAATGAATATTATTGATATGACACTGTCTGCTTTAGATTAA
- a CDS encoding aldo/keto reductase, with protein sequence MEYRVLGNTGLKVSGFVLGTGTFGFWGNNTEKEAAVMLDEALAGGINLIDTADVYSSGQSEEILGKLLQGRRQDVILATKGGMPMGSGLNQSGNSKYWIKRAVEGSLRRLQTDHIDIYQLHQPDLHTDIEESLDALTDLVREGKIRYIGTSNFQAWQVTEAQWASERKNMARFVSEQAPYSILNRSIEFDLLAATAKYGMGVLVWSPLSGGLLTGKYRSGEAAAPDSRAAGSLGKLSVVVDPNREENRTKFEAVAELQTLANEAGLTLPHLAMAFTQAHSSITSAIVGARTIEQLRETLKGSDIRLSTDILDAIDAIVPPGVTLDALEKGWTPDWLQANKRRIQA encoded by the coding sequence ATGGAGTATCGTGTATTAGGAAATACAGGTCTTAAAGTAAGCGGTTTTGTATTAGGTACAGGCACATTTGGTTTTTGGGGAAATAATACGGAAAAAGAGGCTGCAGTCATGTTGGATGAGGCTTTGGCTGGAGGCATTAACCTCATTGATACGGCGGACGTTTACTCCAGTGGTCAATCCGAAGAGATTCTGGGTAAGCTCCTACAGGGCCGCAGACAGGATGTTATTCTAGCCACAAAAGGCGGAATGCCCATGGGCAGTGGACTTAATCAATCTGGTAACTCGAAGTATTGGATCAAGCGTGCAGTCGAGGGAAGCTTGAGAAGGCTTCAAACGGATCATATCGATATATATCAACTGCATCAGCCAGATCTCCATACCGATATTGAAGAGAGTCTTGACGCGTTGACGGATTTGGTTCGTGAAGGGAAGATTCGCTATATCGGTACATCCAATTTTCAAGCATGGCAGGTAACCGAAGCACAATGGGCTAGTGAACGTAAAAATATGGCACGCTTCGTATCTGAGCAAGCCCCTTATTCCATTTTGAATCGGAGTATCGAATTCGATTTGCTTGCCGCAACCGCGAAATATGGAATGGGTGTCCTGGTTTGGAGCCCGCTTTCGGGTGGCTTATTAACTGGAAAATACCGCTCGGGAGAAGCGGCTGCTCCAGATTCAAGAGCAGCGGGATCACTAGGGAAACTTTCGGTTGTTGTCGACCCGAATCGAGAAGAAAATCGTACCAAGTTCGAAGCCGTTGCCGAGCTCCAAACCCTTGCAAATGAAGCAGGATTAACGTTGCCTCATCTTGCCATGGCTTTTACACAAGCTCATTCGTCGATTACCTCTGCAATAGTGGGGGCAAGAACAATTGAGCAACTGCGTGAAACATTAAAAGGCAGCGATATCCGGTTAAGCACTGATATCCTGGATGCAATCGACGCCATCGTTCCGCCGGGTGTGACCCTGGATGCTCTGGAAAAAGGTTGGACACCGGATTGGCTACAAGCAAACAAACGAAGAATCCAGGCTTAA
- a CDS encoding Na+/H+ antiporter: MELFEFILLMLAAVSLSNLVNRFIPSVSVPIIQIALGMLITLLPLHYELKLNPELFLLLFIAPLLFNDGRHADKEALWKLKKPILLLALGLVFVTVAVMGYFLNWLLPVIPLAAAFALAAALAPTDAVAVGALEQKVKIPHQTMQILEGESLINDASGLVSFQFAVAAMVTGVFSFKTASISFIAISLGGVVLGLLLTLVKYGVVKWLRKLGMENVTLHMLIEILTPFLIFMAAEELGVNGILAVVAAGIAHSFGYKKMNPELAKLSVVSKSTWSVIIFVLNGLVFLLLGTQLPDIIQTIWSNPDIGNFKVIMYTLLLTLAVLGLRLIWAMLMDNPEGAKSREPWRLRLKNALILSLSGVRGTITLASTLSLPFFLNDGTAFPARDLIIFLAAGVILWTLLASNYLLPLLLGKETQTEQEEDEIQAKIEILRNVVTGLNELTTDQNRLATAHIINMYTSRIRTLRKDEKKDKTQRSLGLPVMKWERENTLLALEKKEVNPYTAYNYLKRINQLLFMRTRDVRYKKEVFPIKQWVEMFGMLNPARLSIRERRAELTRLKIQNMAYVIEQLKGLLSEGESDIEAVSSLILQYESILLRMTRNESDTYSRREFDLSMQDLGRVGIQLERDNIQSMFETGRISRQGMKEMKRDILFMEHDLREEAMA, translated from the coding sequence TTGGAATTGTTTGAATTTATTTTGTTGATGCTGGCGGCAGTCTCTTTATCCAATTTAGTAAACCGGTTTATCCCTTCGGTCTCCGTGCCTATTATTCAAATTGCGCTGGGGATGTTAATTACTTTGCTGCCCTTGCATTATGAACTGAAATTAAATCCAGAGTTGTTTTTGCTTTTATTCATTGCCCCGTTGCTATTCAATGATGGCAGGCATGCGGATAAAGAAGCGCTTTGGAAGCTGAAGAAACCGATCCTTTTGCTAGCGCTGGGTCTGGTGTTTGTAACGGTAGCCGTGATGGGATATTTCCTGAATTGGCTACTTCCGGTCATCCCGCTGGCGGCAGCCTTCGCATTGGCAGCTGCACTAGCACCTACCGATGCTGTGGCCGTGGGTGCACTGGAGCAGAAAGTGAAGATCCCCCATCAGACGATGCAAATTCTTGAGGGAGAGTCGTTAATAAATGACGCATCAGGGCTGGTCTCCTTTCAATTCGCTGTAGCTGCAATGGTCACAGGTGTATTCTCTTTCAAAACGGCCAGTATCAGTTTTATTGCCATTTCACTTGGCGGTGTGGTGTTAGGCCTTCTGCTTACCTTAGTAAAATATGGTGTGGTGAAGTGGTTGCGCAAATTGGGGATGGAAAATGTCACGCTCCACATGCTGATTGAGATCCTGACTCCTTTTTTGATTTTCATGGCTGCGGAGGAATTAGGGGTCAACGGTATCCTGGCTGTTGTCGCCGCAGGAATCGCCCATTCTTTTGGTTACAAGAAAATGAACCCCGAGTTAGCCAAGCTGAGTGTTGTATCCAAAAGCACCTGGTCGGTCATTATCTTTGTATTGAACGGACTGGTTTTCCTACTACTTGGAACACAGCTTCCTGATATTATCCAGACGATTTGGAGTAACCCGGACATAGGGAATTTTAAAGTCATTATGTACACACTATTATTGACTTTAGCTGTACTCGGGCTGCGTCTCATCTGGGCAATGCTAATGGATAATCCTGAAGGTGCCAAATCGCGCGAACCTTGGCGGCTCCGGTTGAAGAATGCGCTTATCCTCAGTCTATCGGGAGTTCGGGGAACAATTACACTGGCGAGTACCTTGTCACTGCCGTTTTTTCTGAATGATGGAACTGCATTTCCAGCCAGAGATCTGATCATTTTCCTTGCGGCTGGAGTAATCTTGTGGACTCTTCTGGCATCCAACTATCTGTTGCCGCTTTTATTAGGTAAAGAAACACAAACGGAGCAGGAAGAGGACGAAATTCAGGCAAAAATTGAGATTCTGAGGAATGTGGTTACCGGATTAAATGAACTGACCACGGACCAGAACCGGCTTGCGACCGCCCATATTATCAATATGTATACTTCCAGAATCCGAACACTTAGGAAAGATGAAAAGAAAGATAAGACACAGCGGTCCTTGGGTCTGCCTGTCATGAAATGGGAAAGAGAGAATACGTTGCTTGCTCTTGAAAAGAAAGAAGTAAATCCATATACAGCGTACAATTACCTTAAAAGAATTAACCAACTGTTGTTTATGCGTACAAGAGATGTCCGCTATAAAAAAGAGGTTTTTCCCATTAAGCAATGGGTCGAAATGTTCGGGATGCTGAATCCTGCCCGACTAAGCATTCGAGAAAGACGCGCTGAATTGACCAGACTCAAAATTCAAAATATGGCTTATGTCATTGAGCAGCTAAAAGGTCTGCTTTCAGAAGGCGAATCAGATATAGAGGCAGTCAGCTCACTGATCTTGCAATATGAAAGTATACTGCTGCGTATGACCAGAAACGAATCGGACACATACTCCCGACGAGAGTTCGACCTATCGATGCAGGATCTGGGCCGGGTCGGAATTCAACTGGAGCGAGACAACATTCAATCTATGTTTGAGACAGGGCGGATTTCAAGACAGGGCATGAAAGAAATGAAACGTGATATTCTCTTCATGGAGCATGATCTGCGAGAAGAGGCAATGGCTTAG